The Candidatus Koribacter versatilis Ellin345 genome has a segment encoding these proteins:
- a CDS encoding PGPGW domain-containing protein: MAITRLKRAIWLLIGWVLLVAGIVGLFLPFPGFALIVLGLLTLSSEYVWANNLIGRLRGRFPKTVNAVEKYSGRATSAD, from the coding sequence ATGGCAATCACCCGGCTCAAACGCGCGATATGGCTGTTGATCGGCTGGGTGTTGCTCGTTGCCGGCATCGTTGGACTCTTCCTGCCATTTCCCGGGTTCGCGCTGATCGTGCTTGGATTGCTCACGCTATCTTCGGAATATGTCTGGGCGAACAACCTGATCGGACGACTGCGCGGCCGTTTTCCAAAGACGGTGAACGCAGTTGAGAAGTACTCCGGGCGCGCCACTTCCGCCGACTGA
- a CDS encoding DUF58 domain-containing protein, protein MRELLKLALSKIDRGAWARFFIAIFGLTLAFSAAMLSTVANEAGNAIAGIILASSALLLAVVVGIAVVPYLAKRVRIRRVRDALNYEVTREGTIYLVLALVIGIAALNTGNNLLFIVVSAMLAAVVVSGVASAMVLLGLELEVIVPEHLFAGSVAMARLVLRNKNRLVPAFSVSVVPPKHKKAKKHITMHRSSFRFPPKSAPGKEWFLWPDLSVRWETEAQPSEELFRGTVYFPFIPARQSAQAEVELSFAKRGSYAQSGFGLQTRFPFSFLTKTRTIAMKREVVVYPSVDSTDEYFEMLPLITGEFESYVRGRGYDLYRIRDYAMEDSARHVDWKATARTGDLKVREFTREDERKLRIVFDNPEPGRISPEGYERGVQLAASLAWHFAGDTTELSFAAPGYSGSNEIYEFLRYAALVQPKPGESVLDGLEITDDYNIVITPRKRGSIPTPLWNCSYFLFLE, encoded by the coding sequence ATGCGAGAACTCCTGAAGCTTGCACTATCGAAGATTGATCGCGGCGCGTGGGCGCGCTTCTTCATCGCGATCTTTGGCCTGACGCTGGCGTTCTCGGCGGCGATGCTCTCAACCGTCGCCAACGAAGCCGGTAACGCGATTGCTGGAATCATCCTCGCGAGTTCCGCGCTCCTTCTCGCTGTCGTCGTCGGTATTGCCGTCGTCCCCTACTTGGCAAAGCGAGTGCGAATCCGGCGCGTACGCGACGCTCTGAACTATGAGGTCACGCGCGAAGGCACGATCTATCTCGTGCTGGCACTCGTGATCGGGATCGCCGCGCTCAACACCGGCAATAACCTTCTCTTCATTGTGGTCTCAGCGATGCTGGCTGCGGTGGTGGTTTCGGGCGTCGCGAGTGCCATGGTGTTGCTCGGCCTCGAACTCGAAGTGATCGTTCCCGAGCACCTGTTTGCCGGCAGTGTCGCGATGGCGCGACTTGTGCTTCGCAACAAGAACCGTCTGGTGCCTGCATTTTCCGTGAGCGTCGTGCCGCCGAAGCATAAGAAGGCGAAGAAGCACATCACGATGCATCGGTCATCGTTTCGCTTCCCGCCCAAGTCTGCGCCTGGAAAAGAATGGTTTCTGTGGCCGGATCTATCGGTCCGTTGGGAGACCGAAGCGCAGCCATCCGAGGAGCTCTTTCGCGGCACGGTGTACTTTCCATTCATCCCGGCAAGGCAATCGGCCCAGGCCGAAGTCGAACTCAGCTTCGCGAAACGCGGTTCGTATGCACAGAGCGGATTCGGGCTTCAAACCCGGTTTCCATTCTCGTTCCTGACCAAGACACGGACGATTGCGATGAAGCGCGAGGTTGTGGTGTATCCCTCTGTCGATTCCACGGACGAATACTTCGAGATGCTGCCATTGATCACGGGAGAGTTCGAATCGTACGTGCGCGGACGTGGATACGACCTCTATCGCATTCGCGATTACGCGATGGAAGATTCAGCCCGCCACGTGGATTGGAAAGCAACCGCGCGCACCGGCGACCTGAAGGTCCGCGAGTTCACGCGCGAGGATGAGCGGAAGCTGCGCATCGTATTCGACAATCCCGAACCCGGGCGAATTTCTCCAGAAGGCTACGAACGTGGGGTGCAACTCGCGGCGTCGCTGGCATGGCATTTTGCAGGAGATACGACCGAACTCTCGTTCGCGGCGCCGGGCTATTCAGGGTCGAACGAGATCTACGAATTTCTGCGGTATGCAGCGCTGGTACAGCCGAAACCGGGTGAATCCGTGCTCGATGGGTTGGAAATCACGGACGACTACAACATCGTGATCACGCCGCGAAAGCGTGGGAGCATTCCGACGCCGCTCTGGAACTGCTCGTATTTCCTCTTCCTTGAGTAA
- a CDS encoding CBS domain-containing protein, with protein MPAILELLKQNHHDLHVVQHDQSVIEAVHFMVENNVGAVPVLDHGHLVGIFSERDVMTRVVVRGMDPHSTTVETVMTPEPLAVAPETSVHDCMVLMKQHKFRHLPVCEGRRLVGFLSLRDLLLYEVDEKDVEVRMMRAYIAS; from the coding sequence ATGCCAGCCATCCTCGAACTGCTGAAGCAAAACCACCACGATCTCCATGTTGTGCAACACGATCAATCGGTGATCGAAGCCGTGCACTTCATGGTGGAGAACAACGTAGGCGCAGTGCCTGTGTTAGACCACGGACATTTGGTCGGCATCTTCTCCGAACGCGATGTCATGACCCGCGTCGTGGTGCGAGGCATGGATCCGCACAGCACAACCGTTGAAACGGTGATGACGCCGGAGCCACTCGCGGTCGCGCCGGAGACGTCGGTCCACGACTGCATGGTACTGATGAAGCAGCACAAGTTTCGGCACCTGCCGGTATGCGAAGGCCGAAGGCTGGTCGGCTTTCTCTCGCTCCGCGACCTTCTGTTGTACGAGGTAGATGAGAAGGACGTCGAAGTGCGCATGATGCGGGCGTATATCGCGAGCTGA
- a CDS encoding outer membrane beta-barrel protein yields the protein MRKISLFVALAALLMLAPALYAQDHVEVGVFADWTRLSTGNIDKNYVGVGGRVGFNVNRHATIEAEGTWDPNRAITFVSNTGGVLNTYSTDLHLVNFMAGPKFQTSGPVRIFATVKGGLLNFNYGNNSFTSQVNGVPDGGTHGVLYPGGGLEAYLGPIGLRVDVGDEIYFSNGAHNNLKVSAGPTFRF from the coding sequence ATGCGGAAGATTTCGTTATTTGTTGCGTTAGCCGCTTTGTTAATGCTGGCGCCGGCCCTGTACGCGCAAGACCACGTGGAAGTAGGTGTTTTCGCGGATTGGACGCGGCTCTCGACCGGAAATATCGACAAGAATTACGTCGGTGTAGGTGGGCGTGTTGGATTCAACGTCAATCGACACGCGACGATCGAAGCGGAAGGTACGTGGGACCCCAACCGTGCGATCACGTTCGTTTCCAACACGGGCGGCGTGCTGAACACCTATAGCACCGACCTGCACCTTGTGAACTTCATGGCTGGTCCGAAATTCCAGACTTCCGGACCGGTCCGCATCTTCGCAACGGTAAAAGGCGGACTGCTGAATTTCAATTACGGGAACAACAGCTTTACCTCGCAAGTGAATGGGGTTCCCGACGGCGGTACGCATGGCGTGCTGTACCCGGGCGGTGGTCTTGAGGCGTACCTGGGACCTATCGGCCTGCGCGTTGATGTGGGTGACGAAATCTACTTCTCCAATGGAGCACATAACAATCTGAAGGTCTCGGCAGGACCGACCTTCCGGTTCTAA
- a CDS encoding Lrp/AsnC family transcriptional regulator: protein MKDTFEHLLDEIGWNILGALQQNARIPYAELGRIVGLSTPAVTERVRKMEDAGIIVGYRAQIDPVKVGLPILAFVNVKVGGENLTRFMELAGEHPEVLECHRVTGADSFLIKIAVADVGHLERLLDALMPYVATTTQMVLSTALAWGNIVRAGEATEPAGRT, encoded by the coding sequence ATGAAAGACACCTTCGAACATCTGCTGGACGAGATTGGGTGGAACATCCTCGGAGCGTTGCAGCAGAACGCACGCATTCCATACGCGGAGTTGGGTCGAATCGTTGGGCTTTCGACGCCGGCGGTGACGGAACGCGTGCGCAAGATGGAGGATGCCGGGATCATTGTGGGCTATCGCGCACAGATTGACCCGGTAAAGGTGGGGCTGCCGATCCTGGCCTTCGTGAATGTGAAGGTCGGCGGCGAGAACCTGACGCGCTTCATGGAATTGGCGGGCGAACATCCCGAAGTGCTGGAATGCCATCGCGTTACTGGCGCCGACTCGTTTCTGATCAAGATCGCGGTGGCGGATGTAGGGCACCTCGAGCGCCTGCTCGATGCGCTGATGCCCTACGTTGCGACGACTACGCAGATGGTGCTTTCTACGGCGCTGGCGTGGGGGAATATTGTGCGTGCAGGCGAGGCGACCGAGCCCGCAGGCCGAACTTAA